The DNA sequence GGTTCATGAAGTGCATGCCGATGACCAACTCGGGGCGCTCGGTCACGCCGGCGATCTTGGTGATGCTGATGGAGCTGGTGTTGCTGGCCAGGATCACGCCCGGCCGGCAGATGCCGTCCAGCTTGCGGAAGATGTCGAGCTTCAAGTCCACCCGCTCGGTGGCCGCTTCCACCACCAGGTCGGCCGGGGCCATGTCTTCCAGTTTGGTGGAAGGCACGATGCGCCCCAGGGCCGCGTCCATATCGCCCTTGCTGATCTTGTCCTTCTTCACCAAACGGGCCAGGCTGCCCTCGATGACCTCCAGGCCCCGGTCCACGAACTCCTGGGCGATGTCGTTGAGGATCACCGCGAAGCCGTTCATGGCCGCCACCTGGGCGATGCCTCCGCCCATCTGTCCGGCGCCGATCACGCCGATGGTCTTGATCTCCATGAGCCTTCCTTCCTATTTGGCCGGGCCGCCGGTTTCGCGGCCTGGGTCGTACATTCCTCGGAACCAGTTCACGTAGTACATGGCGCTGGCCACCGCGCCCAGGGCCAGGGCGCTCCAGGCGCACATCCAGGCCAAGGCCAGCAGCCAGGTCCAGCCCGTCCAGGTGGCGATGATCATGAAGCCCAGGCCGCAGGCCAGGCCGAAAGTCTTCACCTTGCCCGCCTGGCTGGGGGTCACCTTGGGCGCGGGCCACACCGGCTGGCGCCTGATCGACTGCCGCAGGATGTGCATGAGGGGGATGAGCACCGCGTGGGCCTCGATGGCCAGGATGGCGATCACCATGGGCCAGCCGATGACCCCGCGCTCCAGCACCACGATGGTGGCGGCCAGGGCCAGGATCTTGTCGCCCAGGGGGTCCAGGAAGGCCCCCAGCTTGGTCACCTGTCCCCGCTGCCGGGCCACGGCCCCGTCCAAGAGGTCGCTCATTCCGGCGGTGAAGCCCAAGAGCACCACCCAGCCCAGGCTGGCCCCGCTCATAGACACCGGCACCATGGCCAGGGCGCAGGCCAGGCGGAAAAAGCTGATGTGGTTGGGAGTGACGGCCTGGGGCACCAGGCGCACCACGCCCGAGGGGCGGCGCGGGGTTGCTTCAGCGGTCAGGGCGGCTTGCGGCGGCAAAGGAGCTTACTCCCCCTGGCTTGGGCCGCGAGGACTTAAGCCAGGCATAACACGGCCTTATACACGGCCCGGACTATAGCGCGGAAGCGGGCGGGGGGCAAGGGCTTAATCCCGGGCCCCGGCCTGCTCCCGGCGGTGCAAGACCAGCTGCAACACGGCCAGGGCCGCCGGGGTCACCCCGGATATGCGCGCCGCCTGGCCCAGGGAGGCGGGGCGCACCTGGCTGAGCTTCTGCTTCACCTCGTGGCTCAGGCCCTCGATGTCCTGGTAGTCCAGGTCCGGTGGCAGGGCCACCGCCTCCTTAGCCCGGAAGCGCTCCACCTGATCCCGCTCGCGCTGCTCATAGCCCGCGTACACCGTCTTGATATGGACCTGCTCGGCCGCGTCGGCCGGCAGGGCGGCCAGCTCCTCCAGGGCCGGGTGCAGGGTGGCCAAGGAGGCCAGGTCCATGCCCGGCCGCCGCAACACGTCCCCGGCCGGATGGGGCCGCCTGAGCGGCGCGCTGCCCAGGGCCTGCAAGCGGTCGTTGGTTTCGCCGGTGGGGTTGAGGCGCACCTCGGCCAGAAGGGCCAGGGCCCGCTCCACCGCGGCCCGCTTGACGCTGAAAGAGGCCCAGCGCGCGTCGTCCACCAGGCCCAGCTCGCGGCCCAGGGGGGTCAGGCGCAGGTCCGCGTTGTCCTCGCGCAGGGTCAGGCGGAACTCGGCCCGCGAGGTGAAC is a window from the Desulfarculaceae bacterium genome containing:
- a CDS encoding 3-hydroxybutyryl-CoA dehydrogenase; this encodes MEIKTIGVIGAGQMGGGIAQVAAMNGFAVILNDIAQEFVDRGLEVIEGSLARLVKKDKISKGDMDAALGRIVPSTKLEDMAPADLVVEAATERVDLKLDIFRKLDGICRPGVILASNTSSISITKIAGVTERPELVIGMHFMNPVPMMKLVEVIKGLATDDETFKAVMDLSKALGKIPVPANDYPGFVANRILMPMINEAIYCVVEGVGKPEDIDEIMKLGMAHPMGPLALADLIGLDTCLAIMEVLHRDLGDSKYRPCPLLRKYVDLGWLGRKTKRGFYQY
- a CDS encoding CDP-alcohol phosphatidyltransferase family protein, yielding MPPQAALTAEATPRRPSGVVRLVPQAVTPNHISFFRLACALAMVPVSMSGASLGWVVLLGFTAGMSDLLDGAVARQRGQVTKLGAFLDPLGDKILALAATIVVLERGVIGWPMVIAILAIEAHAVLIPLMHILRQSIRRQPVWPAPKVTPSQAGKVKTFGLACGLGFMIIATWTGWTWLLALAWMCAWSALALGAVASAMYYVNWFRGMYDPGRETGGPAK